Proteins from one Canis lupus familiaris isolate Mischka breed German Shepherd chromosome 26, alternate assembly UU_Cfam_GSD_1.0, whole genome shotgun sequence genomic window:
- the LOC119877597 gene encoding TATA box-binding protein-associated factor RNA polymerase I subunit D-like codes for MASNSAVEIDNESDNSSGSSLFKTQCVPYSPKQGQRNPIRKFVRSSGGVEARDSSSDSSFEPRPLTLKAIFERFKKKKRKKRKYKPKERPRGRPEGRKTTRRSQINKKQVKDKGSGFPFLESENVKKPLPWRKILSFEQAVARGFFNYLEKLKYEYYLKESLKQMNVGEDLEREDFDSRRYKYLDDDGSLSPIEESETVEEAATTLEHDDGCDIKLVDNNEFIVSSEIPKKMNLYLGQEEYTEEAASSKKRASKSKNMGQRIEWSEKEEIGI; via the coding sequence ATGGCATCTAATTCAGCTGTAGAAATTGACAATGAAAGTGATAATTCTTCTGGTAGCAGCTTATTTAAGACCCAGTGTGTCCCTTACTCACCAAAACAGGGGCAAAGAAACCCTATTAGAAAGTTTGTTCGTTCATCTGGAGGTGTTGAAGCAAGGGATTCATCTAGTGACTCCTCTTTTGAACCAAGACCACTgactttaaaagctatttttgaaagattcaaaaaaaagaaacgtaaaaagaggaaatataagcCAAAAGAAAGACCAAGGGGAagaccagaaggaagaaaaaccactagacgctcccaaataaataagaaacaagttAAAGACAAAGGATCTGGGTTCCCATTTTTAGAATCTGAGAATGTAAAAAAGCCATTACCATGGAGAAAGATTTTAAGCTTTGAGCAAGCGGTGGCAAGAGGATTTTTCAACTACCTTGAAAAATTGAAGTATGAATACTATCTCAAGGAAtccttgaaacaaatgaatgttGGTGAAGATTTAGAAAGGGAAGATTTTGACAGTCGTAGATACAAATACTTGGATGATGATGGATCTCTCTCTCCTATTGAAGAGTCAGAAACAGTGGAAGAGGCTGCAACAACTCTTGAACATGATGATGGATGTGATATCAAATTGGTGGACAATAATGAATTCATAGTAAGTTCTgaaataccaaagaaaatgaatctgtaTTTAGGACAAGAGGAATATACTGAAGAAGCTGCTTCGTCTAAAAAGAGAGCATCAAAATCCAAAAACATGGGACAGAGGATAGAATGGTCTGAAAAGGAAGAGATAGGAATATGA